One genomic segment of Oenanthe melanoleuca isolate GR-GAL-2019-014 chromosome 5, OMel1.0, whole genome shotgun sequence includes these proteins:
- the LOC130253901 gene encoding transmembrane protein 151B-like gives MSSEGEAAAAAESGPGSTPAPGPAAAEREEQRPVKQSLSACMCRESHWKCLLLSILMYGCLGAVAWCQLARVTKLSFDSSFKGKSMIYHDSPCSDGYVYIPLAFLSMLYVVYLVECWHCHVKRELQYKADVDSVYECISRMQQATPCIWWKAISYHFVRRTRQVTRYRNGDAYTTTQVYHERVNTHVAEAEFDYSHCGYKDISKELLGLESYTATKLRFTKCFSFANIESENSYLTQRAHFFTEIEGLDDYMEVREGMQLKNVDFKELMMAYGDPDHLPWYVSHYAFWVAAVLMISWPLRVLIEYRTAYVHYHVEKLLGLEYTAPAAAEEPLYRYRMPRDATQDSTELEWHICTNRQLIPSYSEAVLMDLAGSPAYSSYAACRYGDAAHGCERCHRASSTSSIFSRHAFHSCSGTSRLSLNTSRFSLCRVHGSHRTGLWRSRSSSIAERGCQDERCCSYSSQLAVNESPPTYQDARFFPVLIVHRPEGQDRRHFYVRRSSCLETSL, from the coding sequence CAACGCCCCGTGAAACAGTCCCTGAGCGCTTGCATGTGCCGAGAGTCCCACTGGAAAtgcctcctcctctccatcctcatGTACGGCTGCCTGGGTGCGGTGGCCTGGTGTCAGCTGGCCAGAGTCACCAAGCTCAGCTTCGATAGCTCCTTCAAGGGCAAGTCTATGATCTACCACGACAGCCCGTGCTCGGACGGCTACGTGTACATCCCACTGGCCTTCCTCTCCATGCTCTACGTGGTGTACCTGGTggagtgctggcactgccacgTCAAGAGGGAGCTGCAGTACAAGGCAGACGTGGACAGCGTGTACGAGTGCATCAGCCGCATGCAGCAGGCCACTCCGTGCATCTGGTGGAAGGCCATCAGCTACCACTTCGTGCGGCGCACCCGGCAGGTGACCCGCTACCGCAACGGCGACGCCTACACCACCACGCAGGTGTACCACGAGAGGGTCAACACCCACGTGGCTGAAGCCGAGTTTGACTACTCCCACTGCGGGTACAAGGACATCTCCAAGGAGCTCCTGGGCTTGGAGAGCTATACAGCCACCAAGCTGAGGTTCACCAAGTGCTTCAGCTTTGCCAACATTGAGTCTGAGAACTCTTACCTGACTCAGAGAGCTCATTTCTTCACGGAGATCGAGGGGCTAGATGACTACATGGAGGTGAGGGAAGGCATGCAGCTCAAAAACGTGGATTTTAAAGAGCTCATGATGGCCTACGGAGACCCGGACCACCTGCCGTGGTACGTGTCCCATTATGCCTTCTGGGTGGCAGCTGTCCTGATGATCTCGTGGCCGCTCAGGGTGCTCATAGAGTACCGGACTGCTTACGTGCACTACCACGTGGAgaagctgctggggctggagtaCACGGCGCCCGCCGCGGCCGAGGAGCCCCTGTACCGGTACCGCATGCCCCGGGACGCCACGCAGGACAGCACCGAGCTGGAGTGGCACATCTGCACCAACCGGCAGCTGATCCCCAGCTACTCGGAGGCCGTGCTCATGGACCTGGCCGGCTCCCCGGCCTACAGCAGCTACGCCGCGTGTCGCTACGGCGACGCGGCCCACGGCTGCGAGCGCTGCCACCGggcctccagcacctcctccaTCTTCTCGCGCCACGCTTTCCACAGCTGCAGCGGCACCTCGCGCCTCTCCCTCAACACCAGCCGCTTCTCGCTCTGCCGCGTCCACGGCTCGCACAGGACAGGCCTCTGGCGGagccgcagcagcagcatcGCCGAGCGGGGCTGCCAGGATGAGCGGTGCTGCTCCTACTCCAGCCAGCTGGCTGTCAACGAGAGCCCCCCCACCTACCAGGACGCGCGCTTCTTCCCCGTCCTCATCGTGCACAGGCCAGAGGGGCAGGACAGGCGCCATTTCTACGTCAGGCgctcctcctgcctggaaaCCTCCCTGTGA